TCCGCTCGATCTCTACGATTCGAAGAACCAGGACTTCCCCCGCATCCCCGCCCACATCGTCTTCGACGAGAAGGGTCGCCGGATGTACCCGCTCGGGCGCTGCGCGATCAACGGGCGCGACGGCTGGTACGAATGGAGCGCCGACAATTCGCGGGAGGTCGAACTCGGCTTCTTCCGGCGGTTCGACAGCTGGGACGCGTTGGCGGACGGGATCGGGGTCGATCCCGATATCCTGAGGAAGGAGATCGCGACCTGGAACCGGGCCTGCGCGTCCGGCGATGATGAAGCCTTCGGCCGGCGTCCCGACACGATGGTCCCACTCGATACGCCGCCCTTCTATGTCGGACAGGTCTGGCCACTCGTCATCAACACGCAGGGCGGCCCGGTCCACAACGCGCGGCAGGAGGTTCTCAACCCGTTCGGCGAGGCGATCCCCGGCCTCTACGCCGCCGGCGAATTGGGATCGGTGTTCGGGCATCTCTATCTCAGCGGCGGCAACCTCGCCGAGTGCATGATCGGCGGACGCATTGCCGGTCGCGAGGCCGCAAGCCGGGAGCCGATCCGTGGCTGAGATCCTCGTCGATGATCCCGGCGCGGTGCGCCGATCGGTGCTGAACCGGCCTTTCCAGAAGGTGCTGGTCGCCAACCGCGGAGCCGCTGCATCGCGGATCATCCGCGCGCTCGGCGAGCTCGACATTGCATCGGTAGCCATCTTCTCGGAAGCCGATGCGAAGGCGCCCTATCTGCACGCGGCGACCGAGGCTTTCTGCATCGGCGCCCCGCCGGCGCGCGAAAGTTATTTGCGGGCCGACAAGATCATCGCCGTCGCCCGCGAGAGCGGAGCCGATGCCATCCATCCCGGCTACGGCTTCCTGTCGGAGAACGCTGCCTTCGCCCATGCGGTCGCAGACGCCGGGATGACGTTCATCGGCCCGTCACCGCGATGGATCGAGGCGATGGGCCACAAGACCGAGGCCCGCGATCTGATGCGGCGCCACGGCATGCCTGTCGCCGCCGGCTCGGAGCTGCTGGATGAAGGGGGCGACATCGCCGCCGCCGCTCGAAAGATCGGCTATCCTGTCCTCGTGAAGCCGGCCGCCGGCGGCGGCGGCATCGGCATGATCATCGCCCAGGACGAAGCCAGCCTGTCCCGCGGCGTCGAGCGCGCACGCTCCCTCGCAACCCGCAGCTTCAGCAACGGCCAGGTCTATCTCGAACGCTATCTCGCGCGGCCGCGTCACATCGAGTTCCAGCTCCTCGCCGACAGATACGGGGCCGCGCGTCATCTCTTCGAGCGAGATTGCTCGCTCCAGCGCCGATACCAAAAAGTCGTCGAGGAGGCGCCCGCTCCAGCGCTTCCCCGCGATGCGCTCGGCGCCATCGCCGATGTCGCGACGGGCATCCTGGCCGGGCTCGGCTACGACAATATCGGCACGATCGAGATGCTGCGGGCCGATGACGGCGGCTTCTCCTTTCTTGAGATGAATACCCGCCTTCAGGTCGAGCACGCCGTCAGCGAGATGGTCACCGGCATCGACATCGTAAAGGCGCAGATCCGCCTCGCCGCCGGCGCAGCGATCGCCGACGTGCTGCCCGAGGAGGTCGACGTCGACGGCCATGCCGTCGAGGCACGCATCTACGCGGAAGATCCGCAAAGCTTCATGCCCTCGCCTGGACGGCTCGAGCGCTTCCGGCCCTGTTCGCCGAAACCGGGATTGAGAATCGAGACCGGCTATGCCCAGGGCTGCGAGGTTACGCCCTTCTACGATCCGATGCTGGCCAAGGTCATCGCGCATGGCGCCACCCGCGACGAGGCGCTCGACACTCTCGCGACGGCCCTCGTCGATTTCGAGGTCCAGGGCGTGAAGACCAATATCCCGTTCATCCTGCGCGCGCTTCGCCATGGGCCTTTCCGGGCGGGCGCGATTCATACCGGTCTTGCGGCCGAAATCGCCAATTAAGGAGGCACCGATGACGAGAGAAAGCCAATTGGAGGATCGCGAGCCCGTCATCGTGGAGGCCGTCAGAACGGCGGTTGGACGGCGCGGCGGAGCTCTGCGGGACTGGCATGCGGCCGCTCTTCTTGCCGAGACCTTGAAGGCGATCGTCGCCCGCAGCGGAGTTCCGGCCACGCGGATCGACGATGTCGTGGCAGGTTGCGCGACACAGGTCGGCGAGCAGGCCGGAAATGTCGGACGCACGGCCCTTCTCATGGCCGGATTCCCGGTCACCGTGCCGGGCATGACCGTACAGCGGGCCTGCGGCTCCTCTCAACAGGCCGTGCATGTCGCCGACAACATGATCAGGAGCGGCATCGCTGAAATCGTGATCGCCTGCGGCGTCGAGCTGATGTCGAAGACGCAGGGCGGGAACGAAGACACCAAATATGGTCGTCGCCATCCCGAGGAGCTGGTGCGCCGCTTCTCGATGCCCTCGATGGGCGAGGCCGCCGAGCGGATCTCGGACCGCTGGCAGCTCGATCGTGGCTACCTGGATGATCTGGCGCTGCGCAGCCACGCGCTCGCGACCGAGGCGACGCAGGAGGGTCGTTTCGATCGGCAGATCGTCCCCGTCGTTGCGGTCGACGGATCCCCCCTCACCCGGGACGAGGGCATCCGGGCCGACGCCTCGCGCGAAAAGCTCGCCTCTCTGAAGACGGCCTTTCGTGAGAACGGCCGCGTCACGGCCGGAAACGCGAGCCAGGTCTCGGACGGAGCGTCGGCGATCCTCGTCATGAGCGCGCGAGCGGCGCGCGAATTCGGCCTGCGGCCCCGCGCCAGGCTCAAGGCGCAGGTGGTCGTCGGCGTCGATCCCGAACTGATGTTGACCGGCCCGATCCCGGCGACGCAGGCGATCCTGAAGCGTTCGGGCATGGCGCTGTCCGAGATCGATCTCTTCGAGATCAACGAAGCCTTCGCGCCGATCCTCGGCTCCTGGCTCAAGGAGATCGAGCCCGATCTCGACCGCGTCAATGTGAATGGCGGCTCGATCGCGATCGGTCACCCGCTCGGGTCGACGGGCGCGAGGCTGATGACGATCATGATCGACGAACTGGAGCGCCGCGGCGGCCGCTACGGGCTGCAATCGATGTGCTGCGGCGGAGGTCTCGGCACCGCGACCATAGTCGAGGCGTTGTCGTGAGCGAAGTCGACAGGAGCCTGGTCGGGACACAGACCGCTCCCTTCACCGTCGAGGTCGAACGCGGCGCGATCCGCCGCTTCGCGGAAGCGATCGGGGACGGCAATCCGATCTTCAACGAACCGGCGGCGGCGAAGCAGCAAGGCTATGCCGATCTCGTCGCGCCGCCGACCTTCGCGACCTCCTTCCGCCTGCCAAAGGACCCGCCTTGGATCGCCAATCTCGATCGGCGCCGGATCGTGGCCGGCGAGACGTCCTTTGCGAGCGTTCGTCCGATCACGGCCGGCATGGTGCTGACCTGCCAGATGAAGCTGCGCGCGGTCGAAGACAAGGACGGCCGCAAGGGACGGATGCAGCTCCTGCATCAGGATCTCGAGGGCAGAGATGCGAACGGAGATCTCGTCTTCGTCTCCAGCCGCACGACCGTCTATCGGTCGGCAGAGCAGAGCCTCGCATGATATCCGTGCCCGACCTCTCCACCATCGAACTCGGCTCCCGCTTCGAGGCGGCCTGCGGGCCCGTCACGACCGCCCAGCTCGTCCGCTATGCCGGCGCTTCGGGTGACTTCAATCCGATCCACTACGATCATCACTATGCGGTCGGTGCCAAGCTCGGCGGGGTCATCGCGCATGGCATGTTGACGATGGCCTTCATGTGCCGCGCGCTCACCGATCGCGCCGGCCCGCGCGGCAGTGTCAGCCGCGTCACGGCGCGGTTCCTGGCCCCGGTCCGGCCGGGCGATACGGTCACGACGATCGTGGCCGTCAATTCGCGCCGGGAAGACACAGCCCAGCCCGGCATCGATTGCGACCTCGCAGCCTTCGTGGGCGACCGGCAGGTCGCCGAAGGTAAGGCGACGATTATTTGGCCGGACCAAGAACCGGCTCGTCAGGATTTCGGGGGGATTGGAGAACGGCATGCGTGAGAGCAAACGACCGCTCATCCTTGGGGTCGGCGGGACACCGCGCGGCGGATCGACCACGGAACGCGCCTTGGCGGTATGTCTCGCGGCCGCCGCCGCCGACGGTGCCGAAACCGTGATGATCAGCGGCCCCGACCTCATGCTTCCCATGTACAATCCGGGTCAGATGCCGAACACGCCCGAAGCGGAGCGGCTGGTCGACCTCTATCGCCGTTGCGACGGCATCGTGATCGCGTCCCCGGCCTACCATGGCTCGCTGTCCGGCCTCGTGAAGAACGCACTCGATTACGCGGAGGAATTACGGTCGTCCGAGCGCGTCTATTTCGACGGCCTCGCGGTCGGGCTGATCGCCTGCGCCGCTGGATGGCAGGCGACCGGACAGACGCTCGCCGCACTGCGATCTATCGCGCATGCGCTGCGGGGCTGGCCGACCCCCATGGGGGCGGCACTCAACACCTCGACGAAACTGTTCGACGATGCCGGTCAGTGCATCGATTTGTCTTCTCGTTTCCAACTCGAAACGGTAGGACAGCAAGTCGTGCGCTTCTCGCGGATGAGCGAGGCGGTGATCCGTCTCGAACAGGAAATCATTCGATAGAGCGTGCGGCGGGAAGGCGGAAAGCCGATTTCCCGGACGCAGCGCGCAACACCGATGGGTCAGGCCGGACGATGTTTTGTGGATCATCGACTTGCCCGACGCGGACTTAAAGGAGAGGGCAATGTTCCTTCGTCTGTACTGGAGCCGCCTCCAACCGGGCGCCTGGGAGGCCGTGCACGATCTCTACCGTCGCGACTTCAGCAAGATGAACGTGCCGGGCCGTCTCGCCCGTTGGGTCACCCGCGACACGAACGATCCCGACTGCGTCATCACGGTGACGCTGTGGGAGAACCAGGCCGCTATCCAGGCCTGGGAATCCTCCGAGCAATACGCTCGTTCGATCGTCGCGATCCGCCCGCATCTCGTCGGATC
This genomic interval from Bradyrhizobium sp. NP1 contains the following:
- a CDS encoding biotin carboxylase N-terminal domain-containing protein is translated as MAEILVDDPGAVRRSVLNRPFQKVLVANRGAAASRIIRALGELDIASVAIFSEADAKAPYLHAATEAFCIGAPPARESYLRADKIIAVARESGADAIHPGYGFLSENAAFAHAVADAGMTFIGPSPRWIEAMGHKTEARDLMRRHGMPVAAGSELLDEGGDIAAAARKIGYPVLVKPAAGGGGIGMIIAQDEASLSRGVERARSLATRSFSNGQVYLERYLARPRHIEFQLLADRYGAARHLFERDCSLQRRYQKVVEEAPAPALPRDALGAIADVATGILAGLGYDNIGTIEMLRADDGGFSFLEMNTRLQVEHAVSEMVTGIDIVKAQIRLAAGAAIADVLPEEVDVDGHAVEARIYAEDPQSFMPSPGRLERFRPCSPKPGLRIETGYAQGCEVTPFYDPMLAKVIAHGATRDEALDTLATALVDFEVQGVKTNIPFILRALRHGPFRAGAIHTGLAAEIAN
- a CDS encoding thiolase family protein; the protein is MTRESQLEDREPVIVEAVRTAVGRRGGALRDWHAAALLAETLKAIVARSGVPATRIDDVVAGCATQVGEQAGNVGRTALLMAGFPVTVPGMTVQRACGSSQQAVHVADNMIRSGIAEIVIACGVELMSKTQGGNEDTKYGRRHPEELVRRFSMPSMGEAAERISDRWQLDRGYLDDLALRSHALATEATQEGRFDRQIVPVVAVDGSPLTRDEGIRADASREKLASLKTAFRENGRVTAGNASQVSDGASAILVMSARAAREFGLRPRARLKAQVVVGVDPELMLTGPIPATQAILKRSGMALSEIDLFEINEAFAPILGSWLKEIEPDLDRVNVNGGSIAIGHPLGSTGARLMTIMIDELERRGGRYGLQSMCCGGGLGTATIVEALS
- a CDS encoding MaoC family dehydratase N-terminal domain-containing protein, translating into MSEVDRSLVGTQTAPFTVEVERGAIRRFAEAIGDGNPIFNEPAAAKQQGYADLVAPPTFATSFRLPKDPPWIANLDRRRIVAGETSFASVRPITAGMVLTCQMKLRAVEDKDGRKGRMQLLHQDLEGRDANGDLVFVSSRTTVYRSAEQSLA
- a CDS encoding MaoC/PaaZ C-terminal domain-containing protein; amino-acid sequence: MISVPDLSTIELGSRFEAACGPVTTAQLVRYAGASGDFNPIHYDHHYAVGAKLGGVIAHGMLTMAFMCRALTDRAGPRGSVSRVTARFLAPVRPGDTVTTIVAVNSRREDTAQPGIDCDLAAFVGDRQVAEGKATIIWPDQEPARQDFGGIGERHA
- a CDS encoding NAD(P)H-dependent oxidoreductase — encoded protein: MENGMRESKRPLILGVGGTPRGGSTTERALAVCLAAAAADGAETVMISGPDLMLPMYNPGQMPNTPEAERLVDLYRRCDGIVIASPAYHGSLSGLVKNALDYAEELRSSERVYFDGLAVGLIACAAGWQATGQTLAALRSIAHALRGWPTPMGAALNTSTKLFDDAGQCIDLSSRFQLETVGQQVVRFSRMSEAVIRLEQEIIR
- a CDS encoding antibiotic biosynthesis monooxygenase family protein, yielding MFLRLYWSRLQPGAWEAVHDLYRRDFSKMNVPGRLARWVTRDTNDPDCVITVTLWENQAAIQAWESSEQYARSIVAIRPHLVGSQTVSLCEVELEYPSGLLQALHEAAERFPLSPA